Proteins from a genomic interval of Bombus affinis isolate iyBomAffi1 chromosome 14, iyBomAffi1.2, whole genome shotgun sequence:
- the LOC126924248 gene encoding peripherin-2-like isoform X3 translates to MYKKVTFKHRFIATEKFRNLRHHRTPGMNLRLFLWTLIGLFVVLVGCFMASICFSTADLLTVQLRQTLHEGMKRYFTDVSWKRKIDSMQINMQCCGIDSSDDWHKTYWLQREFLMLDSPDILRYAKVDGRVTPPVVPWSCCRINVKGPCYHDPLQLPNSEQNSTYDSLNPRGCLVAIKSVLNGTLYSTVVLIAFLFVLQISLSVLSRFDFTAARNAVALGDRWAASPGWLYGRLDFGLASGPNLCQIDRKNSGRGDTMIDLRPLVYSSDTD, encoded by the exons GCCAGGAATGAACCTGAGACTGTTCCTATGGACTCTGATAGGCTTGTTCGTGGTGCTTGTTGGCTGCTTCATGGCCAGCATCTGCTTCTCTACAGCGGACCTTTTGACGGTTCAACTTAGACAAACACTTCACGAGG GTATGAAAAGATACTTCACAGATGTGTCATGGAAGCGAAAAATAGACAGCATGCAGATTAACATGCAGTGTTGCGGAATAGATTCGTCCGACGATTGGCACAAGACATATTGGCTGCAACGGGAGTTTCTTATGCTGGACTCGCCGGATATCTTGAG GTACGCGAAAGTGGATGGTCGCGTGACACCACCGGTGGTGCCGTGGAGTTGCTGCCGAATCAACGTAAAGGGTCCGTGCTATCACGATCCTCTTCAGCTGCCAAATTCGGAACAAAACTCCACTTACGACAGCCTAAACCCTCGGGGCTGTCTCGTCGCCATCAAGAGCGTGCTAAACGGAACGCTCTATTCCACCGTAGTCCTGATCGCGTTTCTGTTTGTGTTACAG ATTTCGTTGAGCGTATTGTCGAGGTTCGACTTCACTGCCGCGAGGAACGCGGTGGCGCTTGGAGATCGGTGGGCAGCTTCACCGGGTTGGCTCTATGGCCGTCTGGATTTTGGCTTAGCCAGCGGACCTAATCTCTGCCAGATCGATCGG AAAAACAGCGGCCGAGGCGATACGATGATCGATCTACGTCCGCTTGTATATTCCAGCGATACGGACTGA
- the LOC126924248 gene encoding peripherin-2-like isoform X5 gives MYKKVTFKHRFIATEKFRNLRHHRTPGMNLRLFLWTLIGLFVVLVGCFMASICFSTADLLTVQLRQTLHEGMKRYFTDVSWKRKIDSMQINMQCCGIDSSDDWHKTYWLQREFLMLDSPDILRYAKVDGRVTPPVVPWSCCRINVKGPCYHDPLQLPNSEQNSTYDSLNPRGCLVAIKSVLNGTLYSTVVLIAFLFVLQISLSVLSRFDFTAARNAVALGDRWAASPGWLYGRLDFGLASGPNLCQIDRITKAS, from the exons GCCAGGAATGAACCTGAGACTGTTCCTATGGACTCTGATAGGCTTGTTCGTGGTGCTTGTTGGCTGCTTCATGGCCAGCATCTGCTTCTCTACAGCGGACCTTTTGACGGTTCAACTTAGACAAACACTTCACGAGG GTATGAAAAGATACTTCACAGATGTGTCATGGAAGCGAAAAATAGACAGCATGCAGATTAACATGCAGTGTTGCGGAATAGATTCGTCCGACGATTGGCACAAGACATATTGGCTGCAACGGGAGTTTCTTATGCTGGACTCGCCGGATATCTTGAG GTACGCGAAAGTGGATGGTCGCGTGACACCACCGGTGGTGCCGTGGAGTTGCTGCCGAATCAACGTAAAGGGTCCGTGCTATCACGATCCTCTTCAGCTGCCAAATTCGGAACAAAACTCCACTTACGACAGCCTAAACCCTCGGGGCTGTCTCGTCGCCATCAAGAGCGTGCTAAACGGAACGCTCTATTCCACCGTAGTCCTGATCGCGTTTCTGTTTGTGTTACAG ATTTCGTTGAGCGTATTGTCGAGGTTCGACTTCACTGCCGCGAGGAACGCGGTGGCGCTTGGAGATCGGTGGGCAGCTTCACCGGGTTGGCTCTATGGCCGTCTGGATTTTGGCTTAGCCAGCGGACCTAATCTCTGCCAGATCGATCGG ATAACCAAAGCATCGTGA
- the LOC126924248 gene encoding photoreceptor outer segment membrane glycoprotein 2-like isoform X4: MNLRLFLWTLIGLFVVLVGCFMASICFSTADLLTVQLRQTLHEGMKRYFTDVSWKRKIDSMQINMQCCGIDSSDDWHKTYWLQREFLMLDSPDILRYAKVDGRVTPPVVPWSCCRINVKGPCYHDPLQLPNSEQNSTYDSLNPRGCLVAIKSVLNGTLYSTVVLIAFLFVLQISLSVLSRFDFTAARNAVALGDRWAASPGWLYGRLDFGLASGPNLCQIDRVSGPAELNQSIPRMSHQRVARRTMLFVNVRKIGVNRINVENFER, from the exons ATGAACCTGAGACTGTTCCTATGGACTCTGATAGGCTTGTTCGTGGTGCTTGTTGGCTGCTTCATGGCCAGCATCTGCTTCTCTACAGCGGACCTTTTGACGGTTCAACTTAGACAAACACTTCACGAGG GTATGAAAAGATACTTCACAGATGTGTCATGGAAGCGAAAAATAGACAGCATGCAGATTAACATGCAGTGTTGCGGAATAGATTCGTCCGACGATTGGCACAAGACATATTGGCTGCAACGGGAGTTTCTTATGCTGGACTCGCCGGATATCTTGAG GTACGCGAAAGTGGATGGTCGCGTGACACCACCGGTGGTGCCGTGGAGTTGCTGCCGAATCAACGTAAAGGGTCCGTGCTATCACGATCCTCTTCAGCTGCCAAATTCGGAACAAAACTCCACTTACGACAGCCTAAACCCTCGGGGCTGTCTCGTCGCCATCAAGAGCGTGCTAAACGGAACGCTCTATTCCACCGTAGTCCTGATCGCGTTTCTGTTTGTGTTACAG ATTTCGTTGAGCGTATTGTCGAGGTTCGACTTCACTGCCGCGAGGAACGCGGTGGCGCTTGGAGATCGGTGGGCAGCTTCACCGGGTTGGCTCTATGGCCGTCTGGATTTTGGCTTAGCCAGCGGACCTAATCTCTGCCAGATCGATCGGGTTAGTGGACCGGCTGAATTGAATCAATCGATTCCCCGGATGAGCCATCAGCGAGTCGCTCGACGAACGATGCTGTTCGTAAATGTGCGAAAGATCGGTGTCAATCGAATAAACGTGGAAAATTTTGAACGATGA
- the LOC126924248 gene encoding peripherin-2-like isoform X1 — MYKKVTFKHRFIATEKFRNLRHHRTPGMNLRLFLWTLIGLFVVLVGCFMASICFSTADLLTVQLRQTLHEGMKRYFTDVSWKRKIDSMQINMQCCGIDSSDDWHKTYWLQREFLMLDSPDILRYAKVDGRVTPPVVPWSCCRINVKGPCYHDPLQLPNSEQNSTYDSLNPRGCLVAIKSVLNGTLYSTVVLIAFLFVLQISLSVLSRFDFTAARNAVALGDRWAASPGWLYGRLDFGLASGPNLCQIDRVSGPAELNQSIPRMSHQRVARRTMLFVNVRKIGVNRINVENFER, encoded by the exons GCCAGGAATGAACCTGAGACTGTTCCTATGGACTCTGATAGGCTTGTTCGTGGTGCTTGTTGGCTGCTTCATGGCCAGCATCTGCTTCTCTACAGCGGACCTTTTGACGGTTCAACTTAGACAAACACTTCACGAGG GTATGAAAAGATACTTCACAGATGTGTCATGGAAGCGAAAAATAGACAGCATGCAGATTAACATGCAGTGTTGCGGAATAGATTCGTCCGACGATTGGCACAAGACATATTGGCTGCAACGGGAGTTTCTTATGCTGGACTCGCCGGATATCTTGAG GTACGCGAAAGTGGATGGTCGCGTGACACCACCGGTGGTGCCGTGGAGTTGCTGCCGAATCAACGTAAAGGGTCCGTGCTATCACGATCCTCTTCAGCTGCCAAATTCGGAACAAAACTCCACTTACGACAGCCTAAACCCTCGGGGCTGTCTCGTCGCCATCAAGAGCGTGCTAAACGGAACGCTCTATTCCACCGTAGTCCTGATCGCGTTTCTGTTTGTGTTACAG ATTTCGTTGAGCGTATTGTCGAGGTTCGACTTCACTGCCGCGAGGAACGCGGTGGCGCTTGGAGATCGGTGGGCAGCTTCACCGGGTTGGCTCTATGGCCGTCTGGATTTTGGCTTAGCCAGCGGACCTAATCTCTGCCAGATCGATCGGGTTAGTGGACCGGCTGAATTGAATCAATCGATTCCCCGGATGAGCCATCAGCGAGTCGCTCGACGAACGATGCTGTTCGTAAATGTGCGAAAGATCGGTGTCAATCGAATAAACGTGGAAAATTTTGAACGATGA